A region of Sphingomonas crusticola DNA encodes the following proteins:
- a CDS encoding aminopeptidase P family protein, translating to MSSYADRLRALREELARRRLDGFVVPLTDEHMSEYVGAYAQRLAWLTGFQGSAGVAAVLPAEAAIFTDGRYTLQVREQVSADQWSYQSVPQTSVAEWLGEHAPKGGRIGYDPWLHTKTWVEQATRALRDKGAELVAVDTNPIDAVWPDRPLPSNARLVVQPDALAGRSSADKRQEIADWLIARNADATVLSALDSIAWTFNVRGADVDHTPVALAYALVNSDGTADLFVAPEKVGEDVAQHLGNAVRIHARDTFAPHLAGLNGKKVAADPERAVSAIFATLRDAGATVLELRDPAVLPKAIKNEAEIAGQDAAQARDGAALSRFLHWLSIEAPKGGVDEISAQTKLREFREATGALKDLSFDTISGAGPNGAVVHYRVSEETNRPLELNSLYLVDSGGQYQDGTTDVTRTVAIGEPTTEMRTRFTLVLKGHIALARAIFPQGTRGSQLDTLARQYLWAAGLDYAHGTGHGVGSFLSVHEGPQRIAPGGSGFAGGDEPLQAGMILSNEPGYYRAHEYGIRIENLVLVEPRDAPGAEKKLLGFRTLTFAPLDRRLIDLDLLTDEERAWVDGYHAQVAAIVGPQLDGAAADWLRIETAPL from the coding sequence ATGTCCAGCTATGCCGATCGTCTTCGGGCTCTGCGCGAAGAGCTTGCCCGCCGCCGTCTTGACGGCTTCGTCGTTCCCCTCACCGACGAGCATATGTCGGAATATGTCGGCGCTTATGCGCAGCGCCTCGCATGGCTGACCGGCTTCCAGGGCTCGGCCGGGGTCGCCGCCGTCCTGCCGGCCGAGGCGGCGATCTTCACCGACGGGCGCTACACGCTGCAGGTGCGCGAACAGGTCTCGGCCGATCAATGGAGCTATCAGTCGGTGCCGCAGACTAGCGTGGCCGAATGGCTGGGCGAGCACGCGCCGAAAGGGGGCAGGATCGGCTACGACCCCTGGCTCCACACCAAGACCTGGGTGGAGCAGGCGACACGCGCGCTTAGAGATAAAGGCGCCGAGTTGGTCGCGGTGGACACCAACCCGATCGATGCGGTGTGGCCTGATCGGCCGCTGCCGTCGAATGCCAGGTTGGTGGTGCAACCCGACGCGCTCGCTGGCCGCTCGTCCGCCGACAAGCGCCAGGAGATTGCTGACTGGCTGATCGCGCGTAACGCCGATGCCACTGTCTTGTCGGCACTCGATTCGATCGCCTGGACATTCAACGTGCGCGGCGCCGATGTCGATCACACGCCGGTGGCATTAGCCTATGCGTTGGTCAATTCGGACGGCACCGCCGACCTGTTCGTCGCGCCGGAGAAGGTTGGCGAGGATGTCGCCCAGCATCTCGGCAATGCCGTACGGATCCATGCGCGCGACACCTTTGCGCCGCATCTCGCTGGCCTGAACGGCAAGAAGGTTGCCGCTGATCCCGAGCGGGCTGTCTCCGCGATCTTTGCGACGCTGCGAGATGCAGGCGCGACCGTGCTCGAACTGCGCGATCCGGCGGTGCTGCCCAAGGCGATCAAGAATGAGGCCGAGATTGCCGGTCAGGACGCCGCGCAGGCACGCGACGGCGCGGCGCTCAGTCGTTTCCTTCACTGGCTGTCGATCGAGGCACCCAAGGGCGGGGTCGACGAGATTTCCGCCCAGACCAAGTTGCGCGAGTTTCGCGAGGCAACCGGCGCGCTCAAGGATCTTTCGTTCGACACTATCTCGGGCGCAGGCCCCAACGGGGCGGTGGTCCATTACCGCGTGAGCGAGGAAACCAACCGTCCGCTCGAATTGAATTCGCTGTATCTGGTCGATTCGGGCGGCCAATATCAGGACGGTACCACTGATGTGACGCGCACCGTCGCGATCGGCGAGCCGACGACGGAAATGCGCACCCGCTTCACGCTGGTGCTGAAGGGCCATATTGCGCTCGCCCGCGCCATCTTCCCGCAGGGCACGCGCGGTAGCCAACTCGATACGCTCGCCCGGCAATATCTGTGGGCGGCCGGCCTCGATTATGCCCACGGCACCGGCCACGGCGTCGGCTCATTCCTGTCCGTCCATGAGGGGCCGCAACGGATCGCCCCCGGCGGCAGCGGCTTCGCCGGCGGCGACGAGCCGCTCCAGGCCGGCATGATCCTGTCCAACGAGCCGGGTTATTATAGGGCGCACGAATATGGCATCCGCATCGAGAATCTGGTGCTGGTCGAGCCGCGCGACGCACCGGGTGCGGAAAAGAAGCTGCTCGGTTTCCGCACGCTCACCTTTGCCCCCCTCGACCGGCGTCTGATCGACCTCGATCTCCTGACGGATGAAGAGCGCGCCTGGGTGGATGGCTATCACGCCCAGGTGGCGGCGATCGTCGGCCCGCAGCTTGATGGCGCCGCCGCCGACTGGCTCAGGATTGAGACGGCGCCGCTTTAG
- a CDS encoding GAF domain-containing protein, giving the protein MRDELAAQTAALGDNDEIRAILEEVCQITQMGFAAVARVTDSRWIVCQVLDKIEFGLNPGDELDLKTTICDEIRQSGEAVIIDHVGDDPSWRTHHTPMLYGFESYVSIPVTLDNGRFFGTLCAIDPQPRALSAPATISRMKRLALAVADILSSS; this is encoded by the coding sequence ATGAGAGACGAACTCGCGGCGCAGACTGCCGCGCTCGGCGATAATGACGAGATTCGTGCCATCCTCGAAGAGGTTTGCCAAATCACGCAGATGGGCTTCGCTGCGGTCGCGCGCGTGACCGACAGCCGATGGATCGTCTGCCAGGTGCTCGACAAGATCGAGTTCGGCCTCAATCCGGGCGACGAGCTGGATCTCAAGACCACCATCTGCGACGAGATTCGACAGTCCGGCGAAGCGGTGATTATCGACCATGTCGGCGACGATCCAAGCTGGCGAACGCATCACACGCCGATGCTTTACGGCTTCGAAAGCTATGTCTCGATCCCAGTCACGCTCGACAATGGCCGCTTCTTCGGCACGCTTTGCGCGATCGATCCGCAACCGCGCGCCTTGAGCGCACCCGCTACGATATCCCGCATGAAGCGCCTGGCGCTGGCCGTCGCCGACATCCTTTCCTCATCCTGA
- a CDS encoding DUF899 family protein: MADLTPAEELARAVDIRLPNESPEYRAARTALLAAEIELRRQIERVAAQRRALPPGGMVPDGYRFIDENGDEVGLVDMFGPHDTLITYHWMFGPKRVRPCPMCTSFLGGLAAATDDLTQKVAVAVIGGSPIERQIAFKLERGWGAMPLYQPTSDAFFQAYGGLAPDGSDIPALNVFERSDAGVRHFYAGEMTGETADPGQDPRGAPDLPLIWTLFDLTRRGRDPNWYPSLSYPG; encoded by the coding sequence ATGGCCGATCTCACACCCGCGGAGGAATTGGCGCGTGCGGTGGACATCCGCCTGCCCAACGAAAGCCCCGAATATCGTGCCGCCCGCACCGCATTGCTGGCTGCGGAGATCGAGTTGCGCCGCCAGATAGAGCGGGTTGCCGCGCAACGCCGCGCGCTGCCGCCGGGCGGAATGGTCCCCGACGGCTACCGTTTCATCGACGAAAATGGCGATGAGGTCGGGTTGGTCGACATGTTCGGGCCGCACGACACGCTGATCACCTATCATTGGATGTTCGGGCCCAAGCGTGTGCGCCCATGCCCGATGTGTACCTCGTTCCTCGGCGGGCTGGCGGCGGCGACGGACGATCTCACCCAGAAGGTCGCGGTTGCGGTCATCGGCGGCTCGCCGATCGAACGGCAGATCGCATTCAAGCTTGAGCGCGGCTGGGGTGCGATGCCGCTCTATCAGCCGACCAGCGACGCCTTCTTCCAGGCCTATGGCGGTCTGGCGCCCGACGGTTCGGATATTCCCGCGCTCAACGTGTTCGAGCGCAGCGACGCGGGCGTCCGCCATTTCTATGCGGGCGAGATGACCGGCGAAACTGCCGATCCCGGCCAGGACCCACGCGGTGCGCCCGATCTGCCGCTGATCTGGACATTGTTCGATCTCACCCGTCGCGGCCGCGATCCGAACTGGTATCCCTCGCTGTCCTATCCTGGCTGA
- a CDS encoding S9 family peptidase, whose protein sequence is MTETLPPPPIAPTKPCTYERHGVTIEDRWAWLKDPAYPNVSDPAVLSYLREENSYFEAAMAPHGPLIDTIFEEMKGRVKQDDASVPQKDGDWVYWWAYETGGQYPRWWRRPVAGGDEQLILDEPTEAAGKEYFRAGAVAISPDGRLMAWSADDTGAERYVLRIRDLATGEDVETISAFTNGGVAWSARSDAVAYTEVNDNWRSYRALLHRLGTDPSEDVVLYEEADEGFRVAVGGTRDRKWIEIATGDNQTSEVRLLPADDPSAAPILVSPRQLKRQYSVDSAHGSLWILTNDKHVNFRVARADPAAPTDWEEVVAGSDRVYLTGIAAFDRHLMIAARIEGLDQIILRDWSGGERQVAFPEASYSAAASNNPEFAPAAYRLTYSSMVTPLTVYEADADTLALTTLKVQEVPSGYDPTRYATERLTVTARDGAKVPVSIVYPIGFPRDGSGKLFLYAYGAYGHAIPPSFSAARLSLLDRGWAFAIAHIRGGDDLGYDWYLQGKAEARWNTFRDFTDAANGLIAAGFTSAGNIAINGGSAGGELMGVVANTDPELWGAVVADVPFVDVLNTMLDAELPLTPGEWPEWGNPITDKAAFDLIRSYSPYDNVEAKVYPPMLITGGLNDPRVTYWEPAKWAARLRATKKDANTLLLKINMGAGHGGKSGRFEALHERAEAYAFVLTQMA, encoded by the coding sequence ATGACCGAGACGCTTCCGCCGCCGCCCATCGCCCCTACCAAGCCCTGCACCTACGAACGCCATGGCGTTACGATCGAGGACCGCTGGGCCTGGCTCAAGGACCCTGCTTATCCAAACGTGTCGGACCCAGCCGTGCTGTCCTACCTGCGCGAGGAAAACAGCTATTTCGAAGCGGCGATGGCACCGCACGGGCCGCTGATCGACACAATCTTCGAAGAGATGAAGGGGCGCGTGAAGCAGGACGATGCCTCGGTTCCGCAGAAGGACGGCGACTGGGTCTATTGGTGGGCGTACGAAACCGGCGGCCAATATCCCCGCTGGTGGAGACGGCCAGTGGCCGGTGGCGATGAGCAGCTGATCCTGGACGAACCCACCGAGGCTGCCGGCAAGGAATATTTCCGGGCTGGCGCGGTCGCGATCAGTCCCGATGGGCGACTGATGGCGTGGAGCGCGGACGATACCGGCGCGGAACGTTATGTGCTGCGGATTCGCGATCTCGCGACGGGCGAGGATGTCGAGACGATCAGCGCGTTCACCAATGGCGGCGTCGCCTGGAGCGCGCGATCCGACGCGGTCGCCTATACCGAGGTCAATGATAACTGGCGCAGCTATCGCGCCCTTCTGCACCGGCTGGGCACTGATCCTTCGGAAGACGTGGTGCTGTATGAAGAAGCGGACGAAGGCTTTCGTGTTGCCGTAGGGGGCACGCGCGACAGGAAATGGATCGAGATCGCAACCGGCGACAACCAGACGAGCGAGGTGCGCTTGCTTCCCGCCGACGATCCTTCGGCAGCGCCGATTCTGGTCAGCCCACGCCAGCTGAAGCGGCAATATAGCGTCGATTCCGCCCATGGCAGCTTATGGATCCTCACCAACGACAAGCATGTGAATTTTCGCGTCGCGCGCGCCGATCCGGCCGCGCCCACAGATTGGGAGGAGGTCGTCGCCGGATCGGACCGGGTCTATCTCACGGGTATTGCGGCGTTCGACCGCCATCTGATGATCGCGGCGCGGATCGAAGGGCTCGACCAGATCATCCTGCGCGACTGGAGTGGCGGCGAGCGTCAGGTCGCCTTTCCGGAGGCTAGCTACAGCGCTGCCGCATCGAACAATCCCGAATTCGCCCCGGCTGCCTATCGCTTGACCTATTCCTCGATGGTGACGCCGCTAACGGTGTACGAGGCCGATGCCGATACGTTGGCGCTCACCACGCTCAAGGTGCAGGAAGTGCCGTCAGGCTATGACCCGACGCGATATGCAACCGAGCGGCTGACGGTGACCGCCCGCGACGGCGCCAAGGTGCCCGTTTCGATCGTCTACCCGATCGGCTTCCCTCGGGACGGATCGGGCAAATTGTTCCTCTATGCCTATGGCGCCTACGGCCACGCCATTCCGCCGAGCTTCTCGGCCGCGCGGCTGAGCCTGCTCGATCGCGGCTGGGCCTTCGCGATCGCGCATATCCGCGGTGGCGACGATCTTGGCTACGATTGGTATCTGCAGGGCAAGGCCGAGGCGCGCTGGAATACTTTTCGCGACTTCACCGACGCCGCCAACGGGCTGATCGCGGCGGGCTTCACTTCGGCTGGCAATATCGCGATCAACGGCGGTTCGGCCGGTGGCGAGCTCATGGGTGTGGTCGCCAATACCGATCCCGAATTGTGGGGCGCTGTGGTGGCGGATGTGCCGTTTGTAGACGTGCTCAATACGATGCTCGACGCCGAACTGCCGCTCACGCCGGGCGAGTGGCCCGAATGGGGCAACCCGATCACCGACAAGGCCGCGTTTGATCTGATCCGCAGCTACAGCCCCTATGACAATGTCGAAGCCAAGGTTTACCCGCCGATGCTGATCACCGGCGGGCTTAACGATCCGCGCGTGACCTATTGGGAGCCGGCGAAATGGGCGGCACGGCTGCGCGCGACCAAGAAGGACGCCAACACGCTTTTGCTCAAAATCAATATGGGCGCGGGCCACGGCGGTAAATCGGGCCGGTTCGAAGCGCTGCACGAGCGGGCCGAAGCCTATGCATTCGTGCTGACGCAAATGGCCTGA